From Paenibacillus physcomitrellae, the proteins below share one genomic window:
- the ccsA gene encoding cytochrome c biogenesis protein CcsA has translation MQLAIIDDAVVYIYALSLLFYVSNCFYRNPGAKRMGAGLLACSLLLMLVIFGIRIMDEGLSALFSTYDYLQLVSLCLMLASIILTFLPLTELAVMLVSLIGFVLLIASRLGSPEGQQAYVSGYTLHSLLTLHIVLAGVSFAALTLATVLAVLYLFLHHRLKEKKWGDILRRLPSLESLDSYIPAAVLWGVSLLAVSLLIAGAIMVREEDWAGFLDFKLVLTFAGFVIYLLYFAIRRHKRATGVSMAKWVLLGYAVLIMNFLSNSISALHSWNWR, from the coding sequence ATGCAGCTTGCGATCATTGATGATGCTGTAGTTTATATCTATGCCCTGAGCCTTCTGTTTTACGTCTCGAATTGCTTTTACCGCAATCCGGGAGCGAAACGGATGGGCGCAGGGCTTCTTGCATGTTCGTTGCTTTTGATGCTGGTTATTTTCGGGATCCGAATCATGGATGAAGGCCTGTCCGCGTTATTTTCAACCTACGATTATTTGCAGCTGGTGTCGCTTTGTTTGATGCTGGCCTCTATTATCCTTACTTTCCTGCCCCTGACGGAGCTGGCCGTGATGCTTGTCAGCCTCATTGGATTCGTTCTGCTTATAGCGAGCCGGCTGGGTTCCCCGGAAGGACAGCAGGCTTATGTTTCAGGATATACGCTTCACAGCCTGCTGACGCTTCACATTGTCTTGGCTGGAGTCAGCTTTGCGGCGTTGACGCTGGCAACAGTGCTGGCGGTATTGTATCTGTTTCTGCATCACCGGCTCAAAGAGAAGAAATGGGGCGATATTTTGCGACGCCTGCCTAGCCTTGAATCTCTGGACAGCTATATACCGGCCGCCGTATTGTGGGGTGTTTCCCTGCTGGCGGTCTCCCTGCTGATCGCGGGAGCTATCATGGTCCGGGAAGAGGATTGGGCAGGTTTCCTTGATTTCAAACTGGTGCTGACCTTTGCCGGCTTCGTTATTTATCTGCTTTATTTTGCTATTCGCAGACATAAGCGGGCAACGGGGGTATCGATGGCAAAATGGGTGCTGCTGGGTTATGCTGTACTTATTATGAATTTTCTGAGTAATTCGATCTCGGCATTGCATAGTTGGAACTGGAGGTAG
- the hemA gene encoding glutamyl-tRNA reductase codes for MHVMAVGLNYRTAPVEVREKFTFADTDLPKALAELKQIKGVLEAVLLATCNRTEFYVVVDRLPMCAHFIRSFMEQWFGVQRTEFTQHLYIYEEDQAIEHLFRVAAGLDSMVLGETQILGQVKSAFLMAQQEKATGTFFNMLFKQVITLGKRAHSETSIGESAVSVSYAAVELGKRIFGSFSGKKVLILGAGKMSELTVKHLYANGADEVIVANRTIARAEELASKFKGTPCTLEQAAGRLADVDIVISSTGSDSYVLESPQVSAVMKKRPSRPLFMIDIAVPRDLDPQISDVSNVFLYDIDDLEGIVESNLEMRRTEAAKIEVMIGQEMDAFALWLQTLGVKPVIRALQQKATTIHEDTLQSLFNKLPELDEHQRTVIRRLTRSIVNQMMSDPINRIKEMAAEKNGSDALDMFSQIFALEDQLLEDGKKPSEAKGAGEERSGRTSSAPGKVTYPVAQMSV; via the coding sequence ATGCACGTTATGGCAGTTGGATTAAACTATCGCACTGCGCCGGTAGAGGTAAGGGAGAAATTTACTTTTGCAGATACGGATCTGCCCAAAGCGCTTGCGGAGTTAAAACAAATCAAAGGTGTATTGGAAGCTGTTCTTCTTGCCACCTGTAACCGTACTGAGTTTTATGTGGTTGTGGACAGGCTGCCGATGTGCGCCCATTTTATCCGCAGCTTTATGGAGCAGTGGTTTGGCGTTCAGCGGACCGAGTTCACGCAGCATTTATATATCTATGAAGAAGACCAGGCGATCGAGCATCTGTTCCGGGTAGCGGCGGGGCTTGATTCGATGGTTCTTGGTGAAACGCAGATTCTCGGCCAGGTCAAAAGCGCCTTTTTGATGGCGCAGCAGGAGAAAGCGACAGGAACCTTTTTTAATATGCTGTTTAAACAGGTCATTACATTGGGCAAGAGAGCCCATTCGGAAACATCGATCGGCGAAAGCGCGGTTTCGGTCAGCTATGCGGCTGTTGAACTGGGCAAGCGGATCTTTGGATCCTTTTCCGGTAAGAAAGTATTGATTCTCGGCGCCGGGAAAATGAGCGAGCTGACGGTTAAACATCTTTACGCGAATGGCGCAGACGAGGTGATCGTCGCGAACCGGACGATAGCGCGGGCGGAGGAGCTGGCTTCGAAGTTTAAAGGAACGCCATGTACGCTGGAGCAGGCGGCCGGCCGGCTTGCGGATGTTGATATCGTAATCAGCTCTACTGGCTCGGACAGTTATGTGCTGGAGTCGCCGCAGGTGTCAGCGGTTATGAAGAAACGGCCTTCGCGTCCTCTGTTCATGATTGACATTGCCGTGCCGCGCGATTTGGATCCGCAGATTTCGGATGTGTCTAATGTCTTCCTTTACGATATTGATGATTTGGAAGGGATTGTAGAAAGCAATCTGGAAATGCGGCGCACTGAAGCGGCCAAGATCGAAGTGATGATCGGACAGGAAATGGATGCTTTTGCCTTGTGGCTGCAGACTTTGGGGGTTAAACCCGTCATTCGCGCCCTGCAGCAGAAAGCGACGACGATTCACGAGGATACGCTGCAAAGCTTGTTTAACAAGCTGCCAGAGCTTGACGAACATCAGCGGACCGTGATCCGGCGTTTGACCCGAAGCATTGTCAATCAAATGATGTCTGACCCGATTAACCGAATTAAAGAAATGGCTGCCGAGAAGAACGGCAGTGACGCTTTGGATATGTTCAGCCAAATTTTTGCGCTGGAAGACCAGCTGCTTGAAGACGGCAAGAAGCCGTCCGAAGCAAAGGGAGCGGGAGAAGAACGCAGCGGACGAACCTCTTCGGCTCCGGGCAAGGTTACCTATCCTGTGGCACAGATGTCCGTATAA
- the hemB gene encoding porphobilinogen synthase: MSFPIVRHRRLRQSANIRSLVRETVLTVDDFIQPIFVAYGTGVKKEIPSMPGVYHFSLDTLEQEVKEIVELGIKAVLLFGIPETKDAIGSSGFAEDGIVQEATRVIKKLYPDLLVVADTCLCEFTDHGHCGMVHTYERDGHVCGDVMNDESLELLARTAVSQARAGADIIAPSNMMDGFVQAIRAALDENGFSHIPIMSYSVKYASAFYGPFRDAADSAPQFGDRKTYQMDPANVREALREAESDVLEGADMLMVKPALAFMDVIRLVRDQFDLPLVAYNVSGEYSMVKAAAQQGWINEQAIVTEMLLGMKRAGADMIITYFSKDMARWLREA, translated from the coding sequence ATGTCTTTTCCAATTGTACGTCACCGGCGCTTGCGCCAATCCGCAAATATACGCAGTCTGGTTCGGGAAACGGTACTGACGGTGGATGATTTTATCCAGCCGATCTTTGTCGCTTACGGAACGGGAGTCAAGAAGGAAATTCCGTCCATGCCGGGCGTGTACCATTTCTCTTTGGATACGCTGGAGCAGGAAGTTAAGGAAATTGTGGAGCTTGGCATCAAAGCCGTGCTGTTATTCGGCATTCCCGAAACGAAGGACGCGATCGGCAGTTCCGGTTTCGCTGAAGACGGTATTGTTCAGGAAGCTACTCGGGTCATCAAAAAGCTTTATCCGGACCTGCTTGTCGTGGCCGATACCTGTCTTTGCGAGTTCACCGATCACGGACACTGCGGCATGGTTCATACCTATGAACGTGACGGACATGTATGCGGCGACGTTATGAACGACGAGTCCCTGGAGCTGTTGGCCCGGACAGCCGTATCTCAAGCTCGTGCCGGCGCAGACATCATCGCGCCTTCCAATATGATGGACGGTTTTGTGCAGGCTATTCGGGCAGCGCTTGATGAAAATGGTTTCTCCCATATTCCGATTATGTCTTATTCCGTGAAATATGCTTCGGCTTTCTACGGTCCTTTCCGCGATGCCGCGGATTCAGCGCCGCAGTTCGGCGACCGCAAAACCTACCAAATGGATCCGGCCAATGTACGCGAAGCGCTGCGTGAAGCGGAATCCGATGTGCTGGAGGGTGCCGATATGCTGATGGTCAAACCGGCGCTGGCTTTTATGGATGTCATTCGCCTTGTTCGAGATCAGTTTGATCTGCCTCTTGTTGCTTACAATGTGAGCGGGGAATATTCCATGGTGAAAGCGGCCGCTCAACAGGGCTGGATCAATGAACAGGCTATTGTGACAGAGATGCTGCTGGGCATGAAACGCGCCGGCGCGGATATGATCATCACTTATTTCTCCAAAGATATGGCCCGCTGGCTGCGTGAGGCTTAA
- a CDS encoding LysM peptidoglycan-binding domain-containing protein: MADQSYGLRFDIYERVHLSAEEVGIDELEEIELYPRIQVVSGDDYATLRGHLLLTGLYRGEGESRELSHLIPVEITVPLNRVNRLEDISVEIENFDVDLLNERSLNVTGVLSLQGIETAAFAPAAQDWSSREYTASYVQEDFNPGNDPWIQADAAFLQQEQSFEAEQIQGREQLQEQVQKVQQQAEFLSDYEAQVEQEVANVSGEAGANAEEQLGEQVTGGASNESWFAAGSQESERFGQDDTANQFAQTDHENLNPGFGVVSSIPAREEEAGLPGNSFASLATPELQRTEEQQTASDTWFSFEDGQASETQAPAFSSADEAVPREQAEVQVWNISSQQAETAVQSAFSNIADSEPVQAEETRHEEQAPAASEESEKQPAPDNQVPAEENSAIENAPGPENSQLPESEIDQLEEKPQELKIALGTKNKTIPEKEGHFGFSQLLNSSKAPTVSEETEILVPEEPSPESLQAEREERQWKQAFISNLNEETPFRKVRMVIVQREETIDEIADRYSMSARELLLHNRLSEQTIEEGQVLYLP; encoded by the coding sequence TTGGCTGATCAGTCTTACGGTTTGAGGTTTGATATTTATGAACGTGTTCATTTATCGGCGGAAGAGGTCGGCATCGACGAATTGGAAGAAATCGAGCTTTACCCTAGGATCCAGGTCGTGTCCGGCGATGATTATGCGACCCTGCGGGGGCATTTGCTGCTGACAGGCCTCTACCGCGGGGAAGGCGAAAGCCGGGAGCTGTCCCACCTGATCCCGGTTGAAATTACGGTTCCGCTGAACCGGGTGAACCGCCTGGAGGACATCTCGGTTGAAATTGAAAATTTCGACGTGGACCTGTTGAATGAACGGAGCCTGAACGTGACCGGCGTGTTGTCCCTGCAAGGGATTGAAACAGCTGCCTTTGCTCCGGCTGCTCAGGACTGGAGCAGCCGGGAGTATACGGCATCCTACGTACAAGAGGATTTTAATCCCGGCAATGATCCGTGGATTCAGGCGGACGCCGCTTTCCTGCAACAGGAGCAGTCGTTTGAAGCTGAGCAGATTCAGGGGCGGGAGCAGCTACAGGAACAGGTACAGAAGGTACAACAGCAGGCCGAATTCCTGTCCGATTACGAGGCTCAGGTTGAACAGGAAGTAGCCAATGTATCTGGAGAAGCAGGAGCGAATGCAGAGGAGCAGCTAGGGGAGCAGGTGACAGGCGGAGCTTCCAATGAATCTTGGTTTGCGGCCGGCAGTCAGGAATCTGAGCGTTTCGGACAAGATGATACGGCCAATCAGTTTGCTCAAACCGATCATGAGAATCTGAACCCAGGTTTCGGAGTTGTTTCGTCCATCCCGGCCAGAGAGGAAGAGGCCGGCCTGCCAGGCAACAGCTTTGCTTCGTTAGCTACTCCTGAGCTGCAGCGGACAGAAGAGCAGCAGACTGCCTCTGACACATGGTTTAGTTTTGAAGACGGTCAAGCATCGGAGACCCAGGCTCCGGCTTTCTCGTCCGCGGATGAAGCTGTGCCGCGTGAACAAGCGGAGGTTCAGGTTTGGAACATCAGCAGCCAGCAGGCAGAGACGGCTGTACAATCGGCTTTCTCCAACATAGCCGACTCGGAGCCGGTACAGGCTGAAGAAACCCGGCATGAGGAACAGGCACCGGCTGCCTCAGAGGAATCCGAGAAGCAACCAGCTCCCGACAATCAGGTTCCTGCCGAAGAGAATTCGGCGATTGAGAATGCTCCGGGACCGGAGAATAGCCAGCTGCCGGAATCAGAGATTGATCAATTGGAGGAGAAACCTCAGGAGCTGAAGATTGCACTCGGCACCAAGAACAAGACTATTCCGGAGAAGGAGGGCCATTTCGGCTTCAGCCAGCTGCTGAATTCCTCCAAGGCACCAACCGTTTCGGAAGAAACGGAGATCCTTGTACCCGAGGAGCCTTCACCGGAATCGCTGCAGGCTGAACGGGAGGAACGGCAGTGGAAACAGGCCTTTATCTCTAATCTGAACGAGGAGACTCCTTTCAGGAAGGTACGGATGGTCATTGTTCAGCGAGAAGAGACCATCGACGAAATTGCCGATCGTTACAGTATGAGCGCTCGGGAGCTGCTGCTTCACAACCGGCTGTCGGAACAAACGATTGAGGAAGGCCAAGTGTTATATCTGCCTTGA
- a CDS encoding precorrin-2 dehydrogenase/sirohydrochlorin ferrochelatase family protein, whose amino-acid sequence MAHYIPIMLDCEGLKGVIIGGGRIAARKAAPLLEGGAELTVISPALGSELEQKRQAGPGQITWINRLYEAGDLKGSGAAIVYACTPDPIVNRNVAEEARELHIPVNVATRSSDGSFITPTVIRRGDLVLSVSASGASPVLVRSITNELNERFGEEYALYLEFWRTVRERVKRQVADPARRVYLLNKLGELDIWEQIRAGEFRVWSEGQIDEWIVKG is encoded by the coding sequence ATGGCACACTATATTCCGATCATGCTGGATTGCGAAGGGCTGAAGGGCGTGATTATTGGCGGGGGACGGATTGCCGCGAGGAAAGCTGCCCCGCTGCTTGAAGGAGGAGCCGAGCTTACGGTAATCAGTCCGGCGCTTGGCTCCGAGCTTGAGCAGAAGCGGCAGGCAGGGCCAGGGCAAATAACCTGGATTAACCGGCTGTATGAGGCTGGTGATTTGAAAGGATCGGGGGCCGCGATCGTCTACGCTTGTACGCCCGATCCCATCGTTAACCGGAACGTTGCTGAAGAAGCAAGGGAATTGCATATTCCCGTCAATGTGGCGACGCGTTCCTCGGATGGCAGTTTTATTACGCCGACGGTGATCCGCCGCGGGGATCTCGTTCTATCGGTATCCGCGTCCGGAGCAAGTCCGGTGCTGGTTCGCAGCATTACCAATGAGCTGAACGAGCGTTTTGGAGAAGAATACGCATTGTACCTGGAGTTCTGGCGAACGGTCAGGGAGCGGGTGAAACGGCAGGTAGCAGATCCTGCAAGAAGGGTTTATCTGCTCAACAAATTAGGCGAACTGGATATATGGGAACAAATTAGGGCAGGAGAGTTTCGGGTCTGGTCTGAGGGACAAATAGATGAATGGATTGTGAAAGGATGA
- a CDS encoding RluA family pseudouridine synthase, with the protein MKLGVGIRRGEWLELTPGKALKGAEDKRAAAAEWLANEAGMPEKLLRRLIAEGEIKPAGDRLRVRVFPERDYGFEPIGEPPVILYEDDYCLVAHKPAGMKVHPDGGERQATLANAIAAYYEAADEQTAVRHIHRLDEYTSGPVLYAKNDWAQLKLDEAMSLKQIGRTYLAWVEGAVDPSLTRIDAPIGRDRHNSRRQRVTPGGKSAVTHVELLETFEGSAGFGTGSVTAGTRAATGTGSATGNGLVTRTGATASLVRLKLETGRTHQIRVHMAYAGHPLIGDKLYGAKENLLDYQALHGEKLEFAHPFTGECMEIADPWPEELVRLDRRLHGGTRS; encoded by the coding sequence ATGAAGCTTGGAGTCGGTATACGCCGTGGAGAGTGGCTTGAGCTGACTCCCGGCAAGGCGCTGAAAGGCGCCGAAGATAAAAGAGCTGCGGCGGCCGAATGGCTGGCGAACGAAGCCGGCATGCCGGAGAAGCTGCTAAGGCGCCTGATCGCGGAAGGAGAAATCAAACCGGCGGGGGACCGCCTGAGGGTGAGAGTGTTTCCCGAGCGGGATTATGGCTTTGAGCCGATAGGAGAACCACCGGTGATTCTGTACGAGGACGATTATTGCCTGGTGGCCCATAAACCGGCCGGGATGAAGGTGCATCCGGATGGCGGCGAGCGGCAGGCGACCTTGGCGAATGCGATAGCGGCATATTACGAAGCAGCCGACGAACAAACGGCGGTCCGTCATATTCACCGGCTGGATGAATATACTTCTGGTCCGGTTCTCTATGCGAAAAATGACTGGGCCCAATTAAAGCTGGACGAAGCGATGTCGCTGAAGCAAATCGGGCGCACTTATTTGGCTTGGGTAGAGGGAGCGGTTGATCCTTCGCTGACCAGAATTGATGCTCCCATCGGCCGGGACCGTCATAACAGCCGCAGACAACGAGTAACGCCCGGCGGGAAATCCGCCGTAACGCATGTGGAGCTGCTGGAGACCTTCGAGGGTTCAGCCGGTTTTGGAACTGGATCAGTAACCGCCGGAACCAGAGCTGCAACTGGAACCGGATCGGCAACCGGAAATGGATTGGTAACCAGAACTGGAGCAACGGCTTCTCTGGTCCGCTTGAAGCTGGAAACCGGCAGGACCCATCAAATCCGGGTTCATATGGCTTACGCCGGTCACCCGCTGATCGGAGACAAGCTTTATGGTGCCAAAGAGAATCTGCTGGATTACCAGGCGCTGCACGGAGAAAAGCTCGAGTTCGCTCATCCGTTCACCGGCGAATGTATGGAGATTGCTGATCCCTGGCCGGAGGAGCTAGTCCGGCTGGACCGGAGACTGCACGGTGGAACCCGGAGTTAA
- the hemL gene encoding glutamate-1-semialdehyde 2,1-aminomutase, whose amino-acid sequence MTTNQPKRRDDKSRAAFEEAKQYIPGGVNSPVRAFKSVGLTPIYADHGQGSRIYDIDGNSFIDYVGSWGPLIMGHAHPEVVNALQETAAKGTSFGMPTLLETEMAKLVAERVPSIDIVRMVNSGTEATMSAIRLARGYTGRSKILKFEGSYHGHADSLLIKAGSGVATLGLPDSPGVPEGVAANTITVPYNDIETVKLAFEKFGEEIAGVIVEPVAGNMGVVPPLPGFLEGLRSVTEQYGSVLIFDEVMTGFRVGLNCAQGRFGITPDLTCLGKVIGGGLPVGAYGGKREIMEKMAPTGPIYQAGTLSGNPLAMTAGFTTLSLLTPEVYERLETLSARLQAGFEQNAQERGIPCTINRVGSMVCPFFTNEKVINFDTARTSDFDLFRRYFAAMVDEGVSVAPSQFEGMFVSGVHTEADIDDTIEAQRRALQRL is encoded by the coding sequence ATGACTACAAACCAACCCAAACGGCGCGACGATAAATCCAGAGCAGCCTTTGAAGAAGCCAAACAGTATATTCCCGGCGGGGTGAACAGCCCGGTTCGCGCCTTTAAATCGGTGGGACTTACGCCGATTTACGCCGATCATGGCCAAGGCTCGAGAATCTATGATATCGACGGCAATTCCTTTATCGATTATGTAGGCTCCTGGGGTCCGCTGATCATGGGACATGCCCATCCGGAAGTCGTTAACGCGCTGCAGGAGACGGCAGCCAAAGGCACCAGCTTCGGCATGCCTACCTTGCTGGAAACCGAGATGGCCAAGCTGGTAGCCGAACGTGTGCCTTCCATTGATATTGTGCGTATGGTCAACTCGGGAACAGAAGCGACGATGAGCGCGATTCGTCTGGCCCGCGGTTACACAGGCCGCAGCAAAATCCTCAAGTTTGAAGGCTCTTATCACGGCCATGCGGACAGCCTGCTGATCAAAGCGGGCTCGGGTGTTGCGACCTTGGGACTGCCGGACAGCCCTGGCGTTCCGGAAGGGGTGGCGGCCAATACGATTACTGTGCCTTATAACGATATTGAAACGGTTAAGCTGGCATTCGAGAAATTTGGTGAAGAAATTGCCGGCGTGATCGTTGAGCCTGTAGCCGGCAATATGGGGGTCGTGCCTCCGCTGCCTGGTTTCCTGGAGGGCTTGCGCAGCGTGACCGAGCAGTATGGCAGCGTGCTGATTTTTGACGAGGTTATGACCGGCTTCCGCGTGGGGCTGAACTGTGCTCAGGGACGATTTGGGATTACGCCCGATTTGACCTGCCTTGGCAAGGTGATTGGCGGAGGGCTTCCGGTAGGCGCTTACGGCGGCAAACGGGAAATTATGGAGAAAATGGCGCCTACGGGCCCGATCTATCAGGCCGGAACGTTAAGTGGGAACCCGCTGGCCATGACGGCCGGCTTCACGACCTTGTCGCTGCTGACGCCTGAGGTTTATGAGCGGCTTGAAACCCTTTCGGCACGCCTTCAGGCAGGTTTTGAGCAAAATGCGCAGGAGCGCGGCATTCCGTGCACGATCAACCGTGTAGGCTCAATGGTTTGCCCATTTTTTACAAACGAAAAGGTCATCAACTTCGACACAGCCAGAACCAGCGATTTTGATTTGTTCCGCCGTTATTTCGCCGCTATGGTGGATGAAGGCGTCAGCGTAGCGCCTTCGCAATTCGAAGGCATGTTCGTTTCGGGCGTGCATACGGAAGCCGATATCGACGACACGATTGAAGCCCAACGCCGTGCGCTGCAGCGGTTGTGA
- the cobA gene encoding uroporphyrinogen-III C-methyltransferase: MAGKVFLVGAGPGDARLITVKGLQCIEQADVVVYDRLANPSLLNRMRQGADKIYVGKLPDRHTLKQDEINRLLVELASQGKTVVRLKGGDPTIFGRVGEEAGLLRQHGIPFEIVPGVTAAIAVPAYAGIPVTHRELASSLSIITGHESPDKLDHSIKWDKVTQATGTLIFMMGVAKIGYISRQLIEHGRPPETPVALIRWGTRAEQETLIGTLADIEQKVSEADFQPPAVIVVGEAVLQREALSWAEQLPLFGRRVLVTRSRSQASQLVRRIEELGGEPYEYPVIETVMPKDEETLQRNRQALAKLDDFDWVFFTSANGVDFFFRHLIEAGADIRSLHKARIAAVGPATREALKAKGLIAEDLPERFQAEGLAELLGSEWKPGQKALLPRGNLARSWLPETLLERGLEITEMKVYETVLPEANDDELIALLEEGGIHMIPFTSSSTVTNLIAMLRRMGLSDPTAVLNKSVIACIGPVTAQTAEAAGLRVTAMAKESTLDSLTELLCELNHLHRD, from the coding sequence ATGGCGGGGAAAGTATTTCTGGTAGGCGCGGGTCCGGGTGACGCGCGGCTGATTACCGTCAAGGGTTTGCAGTGCATCGAACAAGCTGATGTTGTGGTTTACGACCGGTTGGCCAACCCTTCGCTTCTGAACCGGATGAGACAAGGAGCGGACAAGATTTATGTCGGCAAGCTTCCCGACCGCCATACGCTCAAACAGGACGAGATCAACAGACTGTTGGTGGAGCTGGCTTCTCAGGGGAAAACGGTTGTTCGGTTAAAAGGCGGAGACCCTACGATTTTTGGCCGTGTAGGAGAAGAAGCCGGATTGCTTCGGCAGCACGGCATTCCGTTTGAAATCGTGCCAGGCGTTACCGCAGCTATTGCCGTTCCCGCGTATGCGGGTATCCCTGTTACACATCGGGAGCTGGCCTCCTCCTTATCGATTATTACCGGTCACGAAAGTCCTGATAAGCTGGATCATTCTATCAAATGGGACAAGGTTACGCAGGCTACCGGCACTTTGATCTTCATGATGGGCGTTGCCAAAATCGGCTATATCAGCAGGCAGCTTATCGAGCATGGACGTCCTCCTGAAACGCCTGTGGCGCTGATCCGCTGGGGCACAAGGGCGGAGCAGGAGACACTGATAGGAACCTTGGCGGATATTGAGCAAAAAGTTTCCGAAGCCGATTTCCAGCCGCCGGCTGTCATCGTCGTCGGGGAAGCGGTGCTGCAGCGTGAGGCGCTGAGCTGGGCGGAGCAGCTGCCGCTCTTCGGCAGGCGCGTGCTCGTGACGCGCTCCAGATCGCAAGCGAGCCAATTGGTGCGAAGAATCGAGGAGCTGGGCGGAGAGCCCTACGAATACCCGGTCATCGAAACCGTGATGCCGAAGGATGAGGAGACGCTTCAGCGTAACCGTCAGGCACTGGCAAAGCTTGATGACTTTGACTGGGTCTTTTTTACCAGTGCTAACGGCGTAGATTTCTTCTTCCGCCATCTGATCGAGGCCGGAGCCGATATCCGCTCTCTGCATAAGGCCCGGATTGCGGCCGTAGGGCCGGCGACCCGCGAAGCGTTAAAGGCCAAAGGCCTGATAGCCGAGGATCTGCCGGAGCGCTTCCAGGCCGAAGGTTTGGCTGAGCTGCTCGGCTCGGAATGGAAGCCGGGGCAGAAAGCGCTGCTGCCCCGCGGCAATCTGGCCCGCTCCTGGCTGCCCGAAACGCTGCTTGAGCGGGGCTTGGAAATAACCGAAATGAAGGTTTATGAAACGGTGCTGCCGGAAGCCAATGATGATGAACTGATTGCCCTCCTGGAGGAGGGAGGCATTCATATGATTCCTTTTACAAGCTCTTCTACCGTAACGAATTTGATCGCGATGCTTCGCCGGATGGGGCTTTCTGATCCTACAGCTGTTTTAAATAAGTCGGTTATCGCCTGCATCGGGCCCGTGACGGCCCAAACGGCGGAAGCGGCAGGCCTCAGGGTCACCGCTATGGCCAAAGAATCTACCCTTGATAGTCTAACTGAGCTATTGTGCGAGTTAAACCACCTACACAGAGATTAA
- the hemC gene encoding hydroxymethylbilane synthase, producing the protein MRTIVVGTRQSQLALTQTGQVIDDLTRICEKHNLPFQFEIRKIVTRGDQILDVTLSKVGGKGLFVKEIEQAMLDKEIDMAVHSMKDMPAWLPDGLVNGAVPRRADVRDALITKQEGLTSLMDLPKNAKVGTSSLRRASQLKAVRPDFQIESLRGNIDSRLRKLETEGFDAIILAAAGLQRMGWSDRISYYLPADICIPAVGQGALGIECREEDEEVRRLLSLYNDPATALTVQAERRFLAELNGGCQIPIGAFAELSDFSEDPAAPLLTLTGMVGSPDGGQVLKEISSGTDPEKLGKEVADKLIAQGAGDILAEIRR; encoded by the coding sequence ATGCGGACGATTGTAGTAGGAACCAGACAAAGCCAGCTGGCTTTAACCCAAACGGGACAGGTAATCGACGATTTGACCCGGATTTGCGAGAAGCACAATCTGCCTTTTCAGTTTGAAATCCGCAAAATCGTAACGAGAGGCGACCAGATTCTGGATGTGACTTTATCGAAAGTAGGCGGCAAGGGCCTGTTCGTCAAAGAAATTGAACAAGCCATGCTGGATAAGGAAATTGACATGGCTGTACACAGTATGAAGGATATGCCGGCCTGGCTTCCTGACGGATTAGTTAATGGAGCAGTTCCCCGCCGTGCGGACGTGCGGGATGCGCTGATCACCAAGCAGGAGGGCCTTACTTCTCTGATGGACTTGCCCAAGAACGCCAAAGTAGGCACCAGCAGCCTGCGCCGGGCAAGTCAGCTCAAGGCGGTCAGACCTGACTTCCAGATTGAATCGCTGCGCGGCAATATCGACTCCAGGCTCCGCAAGCTGGAGACGGAAGGATTCGATGCGATTATTTTGGCTGCTGCGGGACTTCAGCGGATGGGCTGGAGCGACCGGATCAGCTACTATTTGCCGGCGGATATCTGTATCCCGGCGGTAGGCCAAGGGGCGCTTGGCATTGAATGCCGGGAAGAGGATGAAGAGGTCCGCCGCCTGCTGTCGCTCTACAATGATCCGGCAACAGCGCTTACGGTTCAAGCTGAACGGCGTTTCCTGGCGGAGCTTAACGGAGGCTGCCAGATTCCGATCGGGGCTTTCGCCGAGCTGTCGGACTTTTCCGAAGATCCGGCTGCGCCGCTTCTGACTTTAACGGGCATGGTGGGTTCACCGGATGGAGGCCAGGTACTGAAAGAGATTAGCAGCGGAACCGATCCGGAGAAGCTTGGCAAGGAGGTAGCGGACAAATTAATCGCTCAAGGGGCAGGAGATATTCTGGCTGAAATTAGGAGATGA